Proteins encoded in a region of the Sphingomonas sp. HMP9 genome:
- a CDS encoding translocation/assembly module TamB domain-containing protein encodes MTLVAIVGAALLIVDTGIGHRFVADRIAAIRTANGLRFTVGRIDGSLYGDTRLIDLRVYDLEGLVFQAPNVTLDWSPFDWFSNRLEIQRLIVDRAILTHTPRTRPSQTRGPILPDFDIHIGQLSVGRLTLAKRVLGTQRIGTLDGRADIRSGRALVDLKARVAGSDDLKLRIDAEPARDCFDIDVAAKGAANGVLARMVKAKGPVALAVTGDGSWAKWSGRANSMIGTTRVVDLALAQVAGRYTLSGTLAPSPLLKGRLQRLTAPRVLVNGSATFANRRLDGAVSLRTPAIAVDTTGIIDLGANAYRDVRIKARLLKPPALFDNMSGAMVELRAILDGPFATAAFDYRLDASRFAFDQTGFEDAHAAGKGRLSAAPVTVPIRFTAARVTGVGSVAGGILRNLSVDGLLRVTPTLLTGDALRLRSDKLAGSINLAVDLRNGQFEVGINGGLGRYLIPGLGIVDVKSTLRVVPGPNRHGTRVIGQGSAQMVRLDNAFFRSLAGGLPRITTNLERTTDGVLHFTNLVLTAPQIRLTGNGYRRRDGTFHFEGGGRQQTYGPVTLKLDGQIEKPTLDLVFASPNATLGLTNVRAHLDPTPQGFAFTAAGGSRLGPFTTNGAILLPPGAGATIQVAALNVAGTKASGSIAVVDGGFNGQLAVAGGGISGELLFRPVGTIQRIEGHLAAKAATLDTVALRQGKLDFVTLLDPAGTSIEATATGLGLRHGALSLARFNGAASLRGGIGTIKASIAGSRGRAFDIQSVTQVTANSYAIAAQGTLDGRPLKLLTPAVLTQAEDGWHLAPTKLSFGGGEAQVGGLFTGTTTAIDASLTRMPLALLDIGYPGLGLSGSASGRLNFATANGAAPTGKADLTIRGLARAGLVLSSRPIDVGVAAVLSPDKLGVRAVIASGGKAIGRAQAQLAPLGPNSGGGDLAARIINARLFGQLRYSGPADTLWRLTGVELFDLSGPVAIGADVVGTLANPTLRGIVQANGARIESATTGTVLSNVQASGRFGGSRLVIDRFGADAGKGGRVTGTGQFEFAAANGVGLDLTLQADKAVMINRDDIGATVSGPLTFKSNGSGGTIAGDVVLDKSRYRLGQATAASAVPQLNIREINLPDGGEEVEARTKPWTLAVKARAPNQVMVSGLGLTSEWSANLQIAGQPENPAITGRATLIRGDYEFAGRQFELSRGVIRFDGQVPANPALDIEANADSTGLSASIRVTGYALKPEIGFTSTPALPEDELLSRLLFGTSITNLSAPEALQLAAAVAALQGGGSGLNPINAVRRAAGLDRLRILPADPQTGQGTSIAAGKYVTRRLYAEIVTDGQGYSATQVEFQVTRWLSLLSSISTLGRQSVNVRVSKDY; translated from the coding sequence ATGACGCTGGTCGCGATCGTCGGCGCGGCGTTGCTGATCGTCGACACCGGCATCGGCCACCGCTTCGTGGCGGATCGCATCGCGGCCATCAGGACCGCGAACGGGCTGCGTTTCACCGTCGGACGGATCGACGGGTCGCTGTACGGCGATACCCGGCTGATCGATCTGCGCGTGTACGATCTGGAGGGCCTCGTCTTCCAGGCGCCCAACGTCACCCTCGACTGGTCGCCGTTCGACTGGTTCTCGAACCGACTCGAAATTCAGCGGCTGATCGTCGATCGCGCGATCCTGACGCACACGCCGCGGACTCGCCCGTCACAGACCCGTGGCCCGATCCTGCCCGATTTCGATATCCATATCGGCCAGCTGTCGGTCGGGCGGCTGACGCTGGCGAAGCGCGTGCTGGGGACGCAGCGGATCGGGACGCTCGACGGGCGCGCCGATATCCGCTCGGGCCGCGCGCTGGTCGACCTGAAAGCCCGCGTTGCCGGCAGCGACGATCTGAAGCTGCGGATCGATGCGGAGCCTGCGCGCGACTGCTTCGACATCGACGTCGCCGCAAAGGGGGCGGCCAACGGTGTCCTCGCGCGGATGGTCAAGGCGAAGGGCCCGGTCGCGCTCGCGGTCACCGGCGACGGCAGCTGGGCGAAATGGAGCGGCCGCGCGAACAGCATGATCGGGACGACCCGCGTCGTCGACCTCGCGCTCGCCCAGGTTGCGGGGCGCTACACGTTGTCGGGTACGCTCGCGCCGTCGCCGCTGCTGAAGGGGCGGCTGCAACGGCTGACCGCACCGCGCGTGCTCGTTAACGGCAGCGCGACGTTCGCCAACCGCCGGCTCGACGGCGCGGTGTCGCTGCGCACGCCGGCGATCGCGGTCGATACGACGGGCATCATCGATCTCGGCGCCAACGCGTACCGCGACGTGCGGATCAAGGCGCGGCTACTGAAACCGCCCGCGCTGTTCGACAACATGAGCGGGGCGATGGTCGAACTCCGCGCAATTCTTGACGGGCCGTTCGCGACCGCGGCGTTCGACTACCGCCTGGACGCCAGCCGGTTCGCATTCGATCAGACCGGGTTCGAGGACGCGCACGCCGCGGGCAAGGGGCGCCTGTCCGCGGCGCCCGTGACGGTCCCGATCCGCTTTACCGCGGCGCGCGTGACGGGGGTCGGCAGCGTGGCGGGGGGCATCCTGCGCAACCTGTCGGTCGACGGACTGCTCCGCGTGACGCCGACGTTGCTGACCGGCGACGCACTGCGGCTGCGGTCGGACAAGCTTGCCGGCAGCATCAATCTGGCGGTCGACCTGCGCAACGGCCAGTTCGAGGTCGGTATCAACGGCGGGCTTGGGCGGTATCTGATCCCCGGCCTCGGCATCGTCGACGTCAAGTCCACGCTGCGCGTCGTGCCCGGCCCTAACCGCCACGGCACGCGCGTGATCGGCCAGGGCAGCGCGCAGATGGTGCGGCTCGACAACGCGTTCTTCCGCAGCCTGGCGGGCGGGTTGCCGCGGATTACCACCAATCTCGAACGCACCACCGACGGCGTGCTGCACTTCACCAACCTCGTGCTGACCGCGCCGCAGATCCGCCTGACCGGCAACGGCTATCGCAGGCGCGACGGGACGTTCCACTTCGAGGGCGGCGGGCGCCAGCAGACATATGGTCCGGTGACTCTGAAACTCGACGGCCAGATCGAGAAGCCGACGCTCGACCTCGTCTTCGCCAGTCCCAATGCGACGCTCGGCCTGACGAACGTCCGCGCGCATCTCGATCCGACACCGCAGGGCTTCGCGTTCACTGCGGCGGGCGGATCGCGGCTCGGGCCGTTCACGACCAATGGCGCGATCCTGTTGCCGCCGGGCGCCGGCGCGACGATCCAGGTCGCGGCGTTGAACGTCGCCGGTACCAAGGCCAGCGGTTCCATCGCGGTGGTCGATGGCGGCTTCAACGGACAACTGGCGGTCGCGGGCGGCGGTATCTCGGGCGAACTCCTGTTTCGTCCGGTCGGCACCATCCAGCGAATCGAAGGCCATCTCGCCGCCAAGGCCGCGACTCTCGACACCGTCGCGCTGCGCCAGGGCAAGCTCGATTTCGTCACATTGCTCGATCCCGCTGGCACCTCGATCGAGGCGACCGCGACCGGCCTCGGCCTGCGTCACGGCGCGCTCAGCCTCGCACGGTTCAACGGCGCGGCGTCACTCAGAGGCGGGATAGGCACGATCAAGGCATCGATCGCCGGCTCCCGCGGCCGCGCGTTCGATATCCAGAGCGTCACGCAGGTCACCGCCAACAGCTATGCGATCGCCGCGCAGGGCACGCTCGATGGCCGCCCGCTGAAACTGCTCACGCCCGCGGTGCTGACGCAGGCCGAGGACGGCTGGCACCTCGCGCCGACCAAGCTCAGCTTCGGCGGCGGCGAGGCGCAGGTCGGCGGGCTGTTCACCGGCACCACCACCGCGATCGATGCAAGTCTGACGCGGATGCCGCTTGCCCTGCTCGACATCGGCTATCCCGGCCTCGGGCTCAGCGGCTCGGCGTCGGGGCGCCTCAACTTCGCCACCGCGAACGGTGCCGCGCCGACCGGCAAGGCCGACCTCACCATACGCGGTCTCGCCCGCGCCGGCCTCGTCCTGTCGTCGCGTCCGATCGACGTCGGCGTCGCCGCGGTGCTATCGCCCGACAAGCTTGGGGTGCGCGCGGTGATCGCGTCGGGCGGCAAGGCGATCGGCCGCGCCCAGGCGCAGCTTGCGCCGCTGGGGCCCAATTCCGGAGGGGGCGACCTTGCCGCGCGCATCATCAACGCGCGCCTGTTCGGGCAGCTGCGGTACAGCGGCCCGGCCGACACGCTCTGGCGGCTCACCGGGGTCGAATTGTTCGACCTGTCGGGCCCGGTCGCGATCGGTGCGGACGTCGTCGGCACGCTCGCCAACCCGACGCTGCGCGGCATCGTCCAGGCAAACGGCGCGCGGATCGAGAGCGCGACCACCGGTACCGTGCTGTCCAACGTCCAGGCGAGCGGCCGCTTCGGTGGTTCGCGGCTCGTGATCGATCGGTTCGGCGCGGACGCGGGCAAGGGCGGGCGCGTTACCGGCACCGGCCAGTTCGAGTTCGCTGCCGCCAACGGGGTCGGCCTCGACCTGACGCTGCAGGCCGACAAGGCGGTGATGATCAACCGCGACGATATCGGCGCGACCGTGTCCGGGCCGCTGACGTTCAAGTCGAACGGCTCGGGCGGCACGATCGCCGGCGACGTGGTACTCGACAAGAGCCGCTATCGCCTCGGCCAGGCGACCGCCGCGAGCGCGGTGCCGCAGCTCAACATCCGCGAGATCAACCTGCCCGACGGCGGCGAGGAGGTCGAGGCGCGGACCAAGCCCTGGACGCTGGCAGTCAAGGCACGCGCGCCGAACCAGGTGATGGTGAGCGGCCTGGGGCTGACCAGCGAATGGTCCGCCAACCTCCAGATCGCCGGCCAGCCCGAGAACCCCGCGATCACCGGCCGCGCGACGCTGATCCGCGGCGATTACGAATTCGCCGGTCGGCAGTTCGAATTGTCGCGCGGCGTGATCCGGTTCGACGGACAGGTGCCGGCCAACCCCGCGCTCGATATCGAGGCGAATGCGGATTCGACCGGGCTCAGCGCGTCGATCCGGGTGACCGGCTATGCGCTGAAACCCGAGATCGGCTTCACCAGCACGCCCGCTCTGCCCGAGGACGAGCTGCTGTCGCGGCTGCTGTTCGGCACCTCGATCACCAATTTGTCGGCGCCCGAGGCGTTGCAGCTGGCGGCGGCGGTGGCGGCGTTGCAGGGCGGCGGAAGCGGGCTCAACCCGATCAACGCGGTGCGTCGCGCCGCAGGGCTCGACCGGCTGCGAATCCTGCCTGCCGATCCGCAGACCGGGCAGGGGACGTCGATCGCGGCGGGCAAATACGTCACGCGCCGGCTGTATGCGGAGATCGTCACCGACGGGCAGGGCTATTCGGCGACCCAGGTCGAGTTCCAGGTCACGCGCTGGCTGTCGCTGCTGTCGAGCATCTCGACGCTCGGCCGCCAGAGCGTGAACGTGCGCGTGTCGAAGGATTATTAA
- the nagZ gene encoding beta-N-acetylhexosaminidase encodes MKPVIFGLSGLVLTAAERAFFAACEPAGYILFKRNIVDRAQVRALTDSLRALAGRDDLAILIDQEGGRVARMGPPEWPAFPAGPVFDAAYERAPMTAIQAARANGQALGVMLSEVGITVDCAPLLDVSQSDTTEAVASRAFGSDPMRVAALGRATLEGLAEGGVVGVVKHMPGHGRAKVDTHHHLPTVTATDAELEIDLEPFRTLARAPMGMTSHIVFDAWDADRPATLSPIVIERIIRQRIGFDGLLMTDDIDMKALSGTAGDKAAGAIAAGCDLVLDCWARMDEMVEIAGRLGEISEASRDRLDRAMASVGTGKGDFAALIATRDTLLARV; translated from the coding sequence ATGAAGCCCGTCATCTTCGGCCTGTCCGGCCTCGTCCTCACGGCTGCCGAGCGCGCGTTCTTCGCCGCGTGCGAGCCAGCGGGCTACATCCTGTTCAAGCGCAACATCGTCGACCGCGCGCAGGTCCGCGCGCTGACGGATTCATTGCGCGCGCTGGCTGGACGCGACGATCTCGCGATCCTGATCGACCAGGAGGGCGGGCGCGTGGCGCGAATGGGCCCGCCCGAATGGCCGGCGTTTCCGGCGGGGCCGGTGTTCGACGCGGCGTATGAGCGCGCGCCCATGACCGCGATCCAGGCGGCGCGCGCGAACGGGCAGGCCCTGGGGGTGATGCTCAGCGAGGTCGGCATCACGGTCGACTGCGCGCCGCTGCTCGACGTGTCGCAGTCCGACACGACCGAAGCGGTGGCGTCGCGTGCGTTCGGGTCGGACCCGATGCGGGTGGCGGCGCTCGGCCGCGCAACGCTGGAGGGACTGGCAGAGGGCGGCGTCGTCGGCGTGGTGAAGCACATGCCAGGTCATGGCCGGGCGAAAGTCGACACGCATCATCACCTGCCGACCGTCACTGCGACCGATGCGGAGTTGGAGATCGACCTCGAACCCTTCCGTACACTTGCCCGGGCGCCGATGGGGATGACATCGCACATCGTCTTCGATGCTTGGGACGCCGATCGCCCCGCGACGCTGTCGCCGATCGTGATCGAGCGGATCATCCGCCAGCGGATCGGCTTCGACGGGCTGCTGATGACCGACGACATCGACATGAAGGCGCTGTCCGGGACCGCGGGCGACAAGGCCGCAGGTGCGATCGCGGCCGGCTGCGATCTCGTGCTCGACTGCTGGGCCCGCATGGACGAGATGGTCGAGATCGCGGGACGCCTGGGGGAGATTTCGGAGGCGTCGCGGGATCGGCTCGATCGGGCGATGGCGTCGGTCGGGACGGGTAAGGGCGACTTCGCGGCGCTAATTGCTACGCGGGATACGTTGCTGGCGCGGGTTTGA